In Daucus carota subsp. sativus chromosome 4, DH1 v3.0, whole genome shotgun sequence, one DNA window encodes the following:
- the LOC108219528 gene encoding magnesium-protoporphyrin IX monomethyl ester [oxidative] cyclase, chloroplastic: MAAGMALVKPISISKLGNYSKPRTSHTKLVTVKMAATNSKPSTSSSNKGTKKGIKESLLTPRFYTTDFDEMETLFNTDINKNLNEAEFEALLQEFKTDYNQTHFVRNKEFKEAADKMQGPMRQIFVEFLERSCTAEFSGFLLYKELGRRLKKTNPVVAEIFSLMSRDEARHAGFLNKGLSDFNLALDLGFLTKARKYTFFKPKFIFYATYLSEKIGYWRYITIYRHLKSNPEYQLYPIFKYFENWCQDENRHGDFFSALMKAQPQFLNDWKAKLWSRFFCLSVYVTMYLNDCQRSSFYEGIGLDAKEFDMHVIIETNRTTARIFPAVLDVENPEFKKKLDRMVEINTKLLAIGETDDIDFVKNLKRIPLIAALASELLAAYLMKPIDSGSVDIAEFDAQLVY; encoded by the exons ATGGCAGCAGGAATGGCTTTAGTGAAACCCATCTCAATTTCCAAGCTTGGGAACTATTCAAAACCAAGAACATCACACACAAAACTCGTCACAGTTAAAATGGCAGCCACAAACTCGAAACCCTCCACAAGTTCATCAAACAAAGGCACCAAGAAAGGGATAAAGGAGTCTTTGCTGACACCCAGGTTTTACACTACTGATTTCGATGAGATGGAGACACTTTTCAACACTGATATTAACAAAAATCTAAATGAAGCTGAGTTTGAGGCATTGCTGCAAGAATTCAAGACTGATTATAATCAGACTCATTTTGTGAGGAACAAGGAGTTTAAAGAGGCTGCTGATAAAATGCAAGGCCCAATGCGCCAGATTTTTGTTGAATTCTTGGAGAGGTCTTGTACTGCTGAGTTCTCGGGGTTTCTTCTCTACAAGGAGCTTGGAAGAAGACTTAAG AAAACTAATCCTGTAGTAGCTGAGATTTTCTCTCTCATGTCTAGAGATGAGGCCAGGCATGCGGG GTTTTTGAACAAGGGTCTATCTGATTTCAATCTGGCATTGGACTTGGGATTTTTGACAAAGGCCAGGAAATACACTTTTTTCAAGCCAAAGTTTATATTCTATGCAACATATTTGTCTGAGAAAATTGGGTACTGGAGATACATTACCATTTATCGACATCTCAAAAGTAATCCCGAGTACCAACTTTATCCCATATTCAAGTACTTTGAGAACTGGTGCCAGGATGAAAACCGCCATGGTGATTTTTTCTCTGCATTGATGAAGGCACAGCCTCAGTTCCTGAATGACTGGAAGGCTAAGTTGTGGTCACGCTTCTTTTGCTTATCG GTTTACGTGACAATGTATCTGAATGATTGCCAGAGATCTTCCTTTTATGAAGGCATTGGACTCGACGCGAAAGAATTTGACATGCATGTCATCATTGAG ACTAATCGCACCACTGCAAGGATTTTCCCGGCTGTTCTTGATGTTGAGAATCCCGAattcaagaagaagttggataggATGGTGGAGATCAACACAAAACTTCTGGCAATTGGTGAAACCGATGACATTGATTTTGTGAAGAACTTGAAAAGAATTCCACTTATTGCAGCACTGGCTTCTGAGCTCTTGGCTGCATATCTCATGAAACCCATCGACTCTGGTTCCGTTGATATTGCAGAATTTGATGCCCAGCTTGTTTACTAA